The window AGATTTGCTTGCGTCTCTTCTTACATCCAGTTAAAAAGGTTATAGATAAAACTTTGCACGTAAGCTGCTTATACTTTATCACCTTGTTGAATATTCTTTGACCTGGTTTTGACCTTGATTCGAATCAGTTGAAGATGCAGGACACTACTTGCTGCTGGATGCAGTTTTCCAGTGGCATGATCACTGCAATATTATCGGGAGTAAAACATAACTGCAGCCATTATCTTCAAGAGATCGAGGAATCATGTCTACAAGACGACTGTCCGCCTTGAGAAGCACCAGGAGAAGCTCATGATATGAGGAAAACAAATTACAAAGGCTCGTTGCGTAGGAACGAAACCTGTGCTAAGAAAAAGTTTTCAGGATTATTCTTCTAACCTACACTAAGCATATGgatgaaaggaagaagatgCCGCTAAGCTTCACCTGAATATGAATGCATGTTCTAGGATTTTGTCTTGGTACTTAATGTTTTCGGAAGCTCTACTTCAGCGATCAATTCATTCCGTGGCATTGTCAACTACAGTAACTCAACCATCAATCTAGACTCTGCGTTTGGCAACCACTTTGTCAAGGATCTTTAAGCccctaaaggcctttgggccaaatattcagtgtttggcaaatttttttttacttgcctttgccaaaggcaagccttcccaaggctgaaagcccaaggcaagttgggggctgccttgggcattcGGCCTTCTCGGAAGGCTGAGGGAGagtaagttaaaaaaatttcttccaccAATGTCCACGCTAACATTTCGTTTTTCCGATTTTGTCCTcgttactattcatcttcttcttcgttgaggATGGCCACGAAGTTGCGCGAGCTACCCATGGCCGGGCGACGAGCCGGACAGAGGTCGGCAAGAGGCCTATGCGTCACGGCGATCGTCGGCGCGGCCGCGTGACCTCGCGCCCCCGTGAGTCGCATCGCCACCGCCGCTAACTCCCGCAACCACCCGATCCGGGTCGCACCGCCGCAACCCCGCAACACCGCGACCCCCTAAGCAGATCTGGGTCATCAAAGGTCGCCGCGATCCGTTCCAGGCCGCGCGACCTTCCTCGGCAAGACACAAATCGCACGCAGATCTAGGTCACCGAGGTCGCCACAACCGATCCGGGGGCTGCGCGACCTCTCGACAACCCGCATCGTGCGACGGGATCGCGCGATCTGGTTGCGACGGGTCGCCGCGATCGATCGAGCGGCCCCGGACAATTTGGGTCGCGGCAACCCTCGCCGGAACATCGCGCGACCCGCCGCACCGCGACCTCCGTGCAGAGGTGGCCGGGGCCGCTCGATCTGGTCGCGGcgacccgccgccgccgcccgccggccgAACCAaccaattctcttttttttcctttttttttaataataaaagtccTTTGCAAAGTTAATTTGttcaaacactattttgctcaaatatACTTTACAATAGACTTTCACaaatacaatttaccaaacacaatttgcatttccaaaaactcttttacattttctcaagtactttccccaaaagtcttccgaAACGCAAGTCTGCTTGTACAATACTTAAATTGCAGCTTGGGTGGTGCCTAATCAGCATGGTGATTATTGACTATCATTGCATGCAATCACCTAAAACAGCATCCGGTAAATCATATTTTTTGGCCAAGTATTACTGCTACAAAATGAAGTTTCTTTAAGCAACAAAAATATCAGCTCAAGGGTTAACTCCTCGGCTACTTCAAAATGCTAATTTATTACCTCCAGCAAACTTGCTCACAAATCAATTGTCTTCAAAAACAGTTGATGTGAAGGTACCTTCTTGCCTTTAATCATCCATCGCTCTAATTCACCGCATGGAAACGGGGAAGCAATAATCAATAGTTTGTTTACAATCCCGTGGATCAACAAAATGTTCTAGTTTCACACTAAAATTTTCTCACTGAAACTAATTCTCCATGTTTATGTCCAGACTCAAGCATTGCCTCGAGAACAGCAACGTCCCTGGCTCCTTCAAGAAAAGAGCACCGTGGTTCAGCTTCATATCCACTCTCCTTCTGAAACAGATCAACAAAGCAAAAAGTTAATACTTTGGGTCCCTGCAACAGTCTGTAATTACTGCCTGCTAATTGAAATTTCTCATAAGAATATTTCTGGAGGGATCACAAAGAATCTGACGTCCTCTTGCTCACTTCATAAAGTAATTCTTAGCAAAGTAAAACAAGGACAGTGCATGGTGTCAGGATGCTCACTTAATGAGGACAGTAAACTTCTCGAAATAAAAAGTCTTTTAGGGTATTTAACCCGAAGCAAAGACCATTAACATCTTATAGTACCTTAAGAGTCATATTTGAAACGTCATTTATAAATGCTTTTAATTCATCCGTCACTCCACTGAATGAATAGAAGGTGCTTTTGCTTTGACCATTGGCATCATACAAGGTAGCCTGAAATAACAGCATCACTCATTAGCAAATGACAAATGCATAAGTTCGACTGGAATAAGATTTTGTAAGCAACAAGCGATCTATCGAGGTAAAAGGTGTTTGAAGCTTTTAGATCCTTCAGAATTAGCGTCGCTTGAATACAACATGGATCATAGGTGAGTTAAGAATACCAGGTAACCATGTCGACCATCCTGGTTTCCACGTTCAAGCTGCAGCGTCCCCTTCAAGCCAACAACTCGCCAGAATATCTGGAGGTGCTGAAACAAATCAGCGAGAACTAATCATAGTATATGCTAAAATTAGAGCAGATTATCAACTCGAGACATGCCTTGGGTGATTTTGAAGATACGATCATCACAAAAACTCCAGAACAGCCATTCTCCAATTGACTGCAAAGTTTCCATCGTTTAGGCCAACAAAAACCCACATATGTTTTCTCTCAATAAAAAATTACTAGGTACACAAGACACTTACAAGGAGGATGATAAATTATCCGGAGGAGGCAAAGTCAAATCCACATGAGTAGTTGTGGCGGAAACTGATGTTATCTCACATCCAACAAGCTGCAAGATAGTTAACCGTTGATGGAATCCCAACCACAGACTGCTGTTAAAAGACAGCAAAAAAGCCACTGCAGTTTCAGCAAATAACTTCAGGAGAAGTGGCGAATTACCATTCTTAAACCTGCAATGAAATGTACTCCCATATCGAGTATAAAGCCACCCTGCATTTAGGGAGCATATCAATCAAAGTAAGATTTGACCAATACAGCTTCAGAAAAGTATTCCGTGATAAACAAGCAAAGGAGCCTTTGGAAATCCAGATTGCTCGTGTCAAATGTGTTATGATCCTTGAGTCATAGAGGATGCAAAAGTTATAGCTTTGGCATTAGGTTCTAAACTTGTAAAGTGATTGGGACATAGTCCCATCCTTACATTACATGTCTGATCCAATGTAAATCACGATTGCCACTTAGAATGTTATAAGCAGGATATCATTTCGAAATGGTTCTATTAGAAGCACCAGAAATAGGAAAAGTCGCATACCGCAAAATTGCGCCTCCACGAACTTGAAAAGTAGGGATTAGAACTGTTCATCGATCCTTCAACTATGACTTGGACATTCATCATGTCGCCAATATCAGCCAAAAGTTTTTTACACTGTTGATGGAATCATAAGGATCTTTCTAGAGCCGTGGCAAATCAACAAAAGCAGAACAAGTACCTCAACGAAAGCAGGTTCAAATCTGTAGTTCTCGGCTACTGCCCAAATAGGCTTGCTGGGTGAACTAGCACAAAGAGCTCTATATCTTGAAAGTGCCATTTCTATATCAGTTGTCGCTTCACAGATGAACAAAACAGTTTAGAGGTAAATGATGCATGACTTTGCAAAATACAACTTTACTTGCAATTAATTGGAGACACAAATAATTCTATCTATAACCAGGAAAGAGCAATACAAACTTTTAGGAATTGGGTATACCAGATGCAGAAATGAAAGTTTCTACCGCCAACACCATACATAACAAATGACACATCAAGAGGAAATTTTCACAAGTTAAATGAACGGTTTGATGTAAACTCAATTCCAAAAAACCGAAATGGGTGTGAGATGCATTTATTCCCTAAGGCTAATGCATATCAAAAAGGTCATTCATCTCATCTGAGACGAATATAGCTTGAAACTTAATGACGAAAAGAATTGAAGAATAAAGCAATGCCATGACTACTTtaataaacaataaatagatCCAGTTTAGCACTGACTTACAAGCAGCCGCAGGTTTTTCTTCATATCCAACCAGTATGCCAAGAAGAGATTCAGCGCAtcaaaacaatgaaaaagaTTAACTTTTTAGTATACACAACAGAGGTAAACTATGCAAATAATACTGCCTAATGCGCGCATGCATGCACCAACAGACAATAAATAACTGTATATGAGAACTTCAACCTATATGGTCAGCCATAAATTTACATGTTGCCAAAACTTCGACAGTTTCAGTCTATGCTTGTTTGCCTAAACTTACTGAAAGATTTCtcttttctcaaaagagaaaacattggCATCAAATTTAATCGTGGCAGCTGAAACACAAATCACCTTGCAATACATGCTTTCCCGCCTTCAGCAGCCTAAGTGACATGTCAACCTGCACAAACTACCTAAGTGACATAACGAAAATGTAATACGTTGAAGCAAGTGattgaagaaaaatttgttgCGTGAAGAGGGGTTACAAGACACGTGCTCATGTCAAGAACCAACTATATGCACCTATTACATTTCAAAGAAGAGTTCATATTTCAGCCCATCACTTCTCCAGAAATAACAGACATGAGATTTCATCCAAATAACAGATTATTAATGCATGTGACTCCATGGGCAAAGATTGGTTAATTTGCAACATATACTTAAAGGATCCAGAAATTGGATAGCAGAAAAAGGGGAACGTTGTAGAGTCAGTGACCATCCTACATTAAACCTCGGTGCATTCTCATCTTCATTATTTGGCGTGACTCTGTATAATCTCATTAGACATAGCATTGAACCATCAAATCTGATACGGAATGCGCATTCCTTGTCTACCATAGGATCATTCCCACTTGTATGCATGTTACCACAAATTTGGGAAGTTACTGTCGTGAGATACTTATAGAAGCGCTTGGCAAGGATCAGATAGCAATGAATAGAAAGCAAGAATGAAACGTTTGGCTTTGTTTCCCCGCCTTTTGGCTTGCTTAGAAGGTGACAAAACATGATCATTCATGAATCAGCCACAGATCAccaaattaatttcaatacgAAAGCAGGACGGACTTGTGCCATTCTCTTAACTCACTCCTAGTCCAACCATCTTTCTCAAATTCACAGCGCACACCTATAACTATGCAAGTAAAGCAAGAATTCCCAGCACAAATTGAGGAGATATTTACTACTCGGGGTAGCGACACTGTGGACTACCAAATCGTTGATTATGGTAGGAGGAgagaagaacagaaaaagagaaCCTGAGCTTGTCCAGCCAGAACAACAGCAACAGCCGGTATCGAATCATCTCGGATGATCTCATCAAGACCCTCATCACCCCACTTACACTCCACTTCGGGAAAGTGCTTCCGTGCTATCTCGACCGCACCCGTCGCCGATTCCTGCAACAGCAGAAGATCAAGaatcaaagaagacaaaaggggTCTGCCAATTAACTCGTGAACAGGGCCAAGTTCTCTGTTTCTTTGCAACAAGGCCAAACCAACATAACCGGGGTAGCGATCACCCCGCAGATGGAAGAAAAGGGACAGCCATTTCGCAGGAATTTTCCCACATCCGATACACATAGAAAAACAGAGCCGTTACCCAAAACCGGGCTTAAGCCAAGACAACGTTTTATTTCACTGGAAGCTAAGACTACGGCCACGAGCTCCCCAGTTCTGCGTCCTCTGCTTCTGGCAACGAAACACGGCACGAACACAAAATGGTGAAGattaggaggaagaagaagcagaggcaCCTGCGTTCGGCTCCATATGGACTTGACAAGGACGAGCTGCGAGATCTCGGCCAGCCTCGGGATGTACTGGGTCCTCACGAAGATGCCGGCTCCAAGAATGGCGATCTGGGTTCGCTTCTCCATTTGCAGTTCTCTCTTTTCCCACGAATTGGGATCTGGGTTCGCGCTTTTGGTGGGGAATGTGGATCGATTCGCAAGAACTTCCCAGATCGTTTACAGTTATTCCACCGAACGAGAGCCCATCGATACTTTCGGCTGTGAACGAGGAGCCTGCGCacggcacttttttttttttatggaatttttttgtttttcactcgGCTGAAAACGCATTGGATATGTCTGAAATTGTTTATGGAACATCGTCAGATTAATATGTGACATTATTTGATGCAGATGCGTTGTAAAAACAAAGATTATGTTGCACGACAACGTATCCTCAGCCATTAAGCGTTGTCGTGCTTACTCGGATTATAGTTAGCATCTTTGGGGAAAATTGAAGGCAAAATGGATGGCACGTGCATGTGGACACCCAAGTAATTTCCGAGAAGGTTCGTTGATGTTCTGTTGTGATAATATGGGCCGGGAAAGAGATGCCctcgttttccttttctttctcttccatttGCAAAAAGGATGGGGAGAAACATTCTCAATATTAGCACAAGAGTCTCGCACCTGAAAAGTAATGTTTGATTCGACCTATAATTACTCTGCACTACCCTTCGCTCGACCATTCGAGATCGGATAACAACCACTATGACTGAGACATGCTATGGTGAGGCAACAAAGAATGTGCAAGTCAAGTCAGAGATTTGCTTGCAATataaatcaaactcatgacGACTATAAAAGACGGGCAATGAATGACAAAATATTCAATGGTTTCAAAGTACCATGTCAATTACTGATTTGAGGTGCCTTTTTAATCATGTCCAGTAATAAGAGGACACATATCTGCAGAATcggaataaaaaagtaaaaagatgagattctcccttcttctcctcctcctcctcctccatccttTGTGAGATGATTAGCAGCAGCAGGAAGGTGACCTTCGACAGCCATGGCCATTGTCACCATCATCAGCGTCCCTCTTCCATGGCCGAATGAGCCATCGTTGCTTGCAGCCATGGCTCCAAATCTGGCTGAACTTCCAGATTCGAGCTGCCTATTCAGGCATTGCTCGACACCGACGACAGCCATGAACAAGCAACATGATGCCTGAATGTGTTCGGCCATGGATGGGAAAATCTGGAGATTTGGAGAGTGATGCCGACAAAGGTGACAACGACCATAGATGAGTGACGCAATGCTAGATCTGGAgattggggaaaaaaagggaaaaacgaaGTCGGAGAGAGGAGGCTCCGGTCCCGCAAGCAACGCCAGAAGGAAGCTGCAAGCTTTACTCGTACATGATTTGCGAGAAGCCTCATCCACAAAACCGACACCTGTGGATTGTCAATGACCGTGAGTCTTGACGTCAAGCTCCAAATCTTGTCCATGGACAAATAATGTCAATAACGGAAGTTTCTTTGCTTCGTTGGACTTGCAGACCTCTCGCCGACGTTGCTTGAGTTTTCCCTATGGTCAGGCTaggatggaggaggaagaagggagattTCCCTTTgatcttctatttttttaattctaactCGGCAGACGCGGGTCATTTTATTACAGGACATGACTAAAAAACGCACACAATGTCAGCAATTCACATGGCACTTTGAAATCACTTAATATTTTCTCGGTAACGAATAGTATGAATACGACAACTTCATTCCTCCATTACCAAAAGCAGGTTTGGTTGGGGAAGCACAATTGTAAATTCTCGTCAAAACAAAAACGGATTTGCGCTACCGCATAAGTTTCTTCCTGGGTGCAAGATAGACCGAGACCAAAAAGCAAAACATAATGAAATCAGATAGAACTGGCCAATGGTAATACCCCACGGATGGAACAATCAAGAGACAAAATGTCCTTCCTGTAAATTGCTATTTGGTTTCAACACTCAGTTACCGAGTCTGAGAACAATGGCCTATACATTAACAAGCCCTTCACGTGCTGATACTGTGGCGGTGTGGGTGCTAAACACCCAACCATCCATGTTCTAAACGGCATATTAAGCTATGCATGTCGCAGGTCTCTATATCAAAAGAATGGTATTGGATAAAAAAAGAGTACCATGTCAAGAATCAGCTGAACTCTCAGGTTTGCTCCACCAAAAGGTAACGGAGAAGCTCGTTGTTAGAGATCGTACATAATGCCACCATTTGGGCGGTATATACAGCATCTCCCCCTCCTCTAAAATACAATCCAGAAACTCCAAGTCCATGATCTTGGGGTACTCCTTCTCGTCTATGTCATCTAGGTCAACCTTCAAACAAGAACATGATGGATATATAAAAATACTTAGGCATGAAATAGAAGGACAAAGGACTGAGCAAAGCTAAAAcatatgtgagagagagagagagagagagagagagagagagatttttatAAAGTTTCACCCAATGGATTGCATCTCCAGCTTAAGAATGCTTTCACAAAATTAAATGCCTCAAAAACAGATAGTCACTTTAATTGTTGTGCCCACCAATATCACTTTTAAGGTAGCATGCTTATATAATAAGGCACATATTCAAGAGAAGTCGAAAAGTTGCATACAGATGTGGATGTACCAGTTGTTTCCTGGTCACCTTGATCACATTTTCAACATTTCAATCCTCTCACTAGAAAGGCCAGAGCTCATTACTCTGATGACATCTCTCTTATTTATACATAAAGGGAAAAAACCTCATGCAAGGAAAGAAACGCAATAAAGATAGCTCATGCAAGTGGTGATATTCTGACGGTGATTCATCTGGTGATTCAAGACAAGCATACAACAGCAGAATACTTTTTCACTATATTAACACATTCTTTAGATACCATTAGGTATCTGATATGATTGACATACTTGCAAGGTCAGAAAAATCAAGTACAGCCAGATTCTAACTGGCTTTTGATTTCAAATTAAGGACATGGTTCCAGTTGGGCATCCCGCAGTCTAAGCACCACATGTgaccaaaaagagaaagcacTCTAGACTGGTCGTACAATATCATCGACAACCCATCAAATCACAGATAGTCTGCATATGCAGGCACTCATGTTTTTGCATATTATAATTCAGGAAAGGGCTACAAGTTCAATAGTCACATTACTTCTGTACGTGCAGTGCTCTATCCTTTCTTACCAAAAGAAAGGCAAAGTTTACCTCAATCATTACCAAACCCCTTAAATTGTAGATTAATCAattccatgttttctttttgtttttgtttttttttttttttgggtcttttctctttcaatgtCATTTGCCTCTTTAATTAAGCTATCTGACTTAGTTTACAGTGTGAATTTTGATAAGTCAAGAAACAATAATATATTTAATGAACAAGGTATCCTTTTGAGAATTTCTTTCCACAAAAAgtaggagaaaaaaaggaacataaattgAATGTTGAAGGGATGTGACGATTTGAAAGGTTGGGTATATATTCGCAAGGATAAATATGAGGAACTATTTGCAACATATAAAGTAAGTTAGAGATTTTTGCAATTAACCCATCGTATTTAGAGATGGAAGAAAAAGGTACCTTACTAGAATTGCAAAGCATGGTTTCACTATGTGGATAGAGTTCCTCCGAGAATGAAGAGGAGTAAAGCCTTATATATTTTGCACCAACAACCTAAAGAAAAGAGACCATCCTTCATTCAAACAGCAATGAAGAGACAAAGGGGAGACAACTCTGACAGAGCACGACTTTGCAGATTATTTTGCACTTAATAGCAAAAGGAGGGCTTATAGACACTTTGACAGTTAAGCTGATTATGGCATCGCAAGCAGAAGTGCTCAACTATGtcacttatttttcttattacaTATATGATCCTATGAAGTCCCTTCCTTCAAAAGAGTCATGTTACTAAATCACATGATTTTGctattcaatttcaattattaTTCATAAAAAGAGACTTTATAATCAGAATTTGCACCTAGATATGATAACTTTGATTATATGTCTCATAAGTCCTAACCCATATCATGGCGCTAGATCTAATGGGAAGCAAATAACCTGATGATAATGAATAGAAATTCAGAGATAGATGTTCAATTAGCTTTAAAGTTAAGCTCATCTTACCTTCTCATAAAATTTACTCAAACACGATAAAacgcaaaaagaaaataaatatattatcatGTACAGTTTGTAAAACAAATGCAGCTTTGCTATTGACTTTGCGAAAGAGAAAGCACCTGAGCAAGTATGTTATGGTGTGGATCATGGTGCAATGGGGTCACTGTGCCTGCTGGTCCGAACCAAGCATTAAGAGAATTTAGCTCTCCACCCCCAGCGAAACAATAGTCAGGGATGAGAATATCCTTCCTAAGCTCATTTATCTACAATAGCAGACAGATAAAATCAACATAAATCTGCCAACATTTATTACTACTCTTTGAAGAAAAGCATCCACATGTTGAACACCTGCAATTATAATGAAGGAGCATGAGTACCTGATCAAAGAGTGGGTGCTGCGCAAGATATGTACGGTTAGCCGCAGAAGGATCATTAGACTGCAGGCGATCAAGAAACTGGGAAAACGTGATAAGCTCCTGCTTCCACTCAGAGCATAGATAGTTCTTTCCAACCTGCACAGTGTTAAAACTTTACCAGATTTCAGTGCACAGGAATAAATCAGGTTAGCATATACTTGACATTGTGTAAAGGATCCCAACCAAATCACACCAAATGCAGATTCAAACCAAAAGGTATTTCCCAGGTAGGGCAACTTTGGGATGAATGTGCCCAATTTATTAGCATGAGCAATTGTTGAGTTGATTCATGTTAAAACGTAGCAAGTATTGAAGCGAATTAAAGATTCTTAATGCCACTAACACCACTTCTTGATATGAACACTGTGCCAGTCTAAAGCAATTCACaaatatcaaattgatcaaCCAATATTGGTGAGCATGCATTTTGGAGCCCCTGCTTCtatctccctttcttctttgttgggAGAGAAATGggatttttgtgtgtgtgtgtggggggGGTGGAGTGTGGTTGGGTGTTCTGGGACTACAAGGTCAATCACCTCAACTGGAACTGTGCGGTCACCAGCAACAGTTTTGAGATAATCCATGTCATTCCACTTTGTTCTGGCAGGCCATTGAGACATGCAATCTGTAATTATAACTGGACAACCTGAGAGGAAAAATTCACGTAGGAATCCCTCCAAGGACAGAGCAGACCTCTTAGCCACAGATTTTATGGACAATGATTTTTTAGGTAATATCCGGAGCACCTACAAGTTCAAAGGGAGAAGATAACAGTCAGAAGAGCTTCAGGTTCTGGCCTACTAGTGCCACCACAAAGATTGCCAACTTTGTTAGATGCGATGAGAAAATCCTTTCGGAAAAAGAGATGAGAAGTGAGCAGGCATTCTTTCTACTTAC of the Eucalyptus grandis isolate ANBG69807.140 chromosome 10, ASM1654582v1, whole genome shotgun sequence genome contains:
- the LOC104421556 gene encoding uncharacterized protein YMR315W encodes the protein MEKRTQIAILGAGIFVRTQYIPRLAEISQLVLVKSIWSRTQESATGAVEIARKHFPEVECKWGDEGLDEIIRDDSIPAVAVVLAGQAQVDMSLRLLKAGKHVLQEKPAAASTTDIEMALSRYRALCASSPSKPIWAVAENYRFEPAFVECKKLLADIGDMMNVQVIVEGSMNSSNPYFSSSWRRNFAGGFILDMGVHFIAGLRMLVGCEITSVSATTTHVDLTLPPPDNLSSSFQLENGCSGVFVMIVSSKSPKIFWRVVGLKGTLQLERGNQDGRHGYLATLYDANGQSKSTFYSFSGVTDELKAFINDVSNMTLKKESGYEAEPRCSFLEGARDVAVLEAMLESGHKHGELVSVRKF
- the LOC104421557 gene encoding lysine-specific demethylase JMJ30 isoform X2, with product MSGGGGGGGGETGGGLETPTLDREAAGLLRDISEHGGYAYAAMSGLAAGGDVRAAEAAREMAWEQLHSGPWHSVLPAWRDAYSMACLHVARLHYRGGELKEALRVLDLGLIMGGTLLKKDLEAAVEKLSAEARGARVSGGDEGGEEAGGLDRRLVREGIDRDKVLRILPKKSLSIKSVAKRSALSLEGFLREFFLSGCPVIITDCMSQWPARTKWNDMDYLKTVAGDRTVPVEVGKNYLCSEWKQELITFSQFLDRLQSNDPSAANRTYLAQHPLFDQINELRKDILIPDYCFAGGGELNSLNAWFGPAGTVTPLHHDPHHNILAQVDLDDIDEKEYPKIMDLEFLDCILEEGEMLYIPPKWWHYVRSLTTSFSVTFWWSKPESSADS
- the LOC104421557 gene encoding lysine-specific demethylase JMJ30 isoform X1; this translates as MSGGGGGGGGETGGGLETPTLDREAAGLLRDISEHGGYAYAAMSGLAAGGDVRAAEAAREMAWEQLHSGPWHSVLPAWRDAYSMACLHVARLHYRGGELKEALRVLDLGLIMGGTLLKKDLEAAVEKLSAEARGARVSGGDEGGEEAGGLDRRLVREGIDRDKVLRILPKKSLSIKSVAKRSALSLEGFLREFFLSGCPVIITDCMSQWPARTKWNDMDYLKTVAGDRTVPVEVGKNYLCSEWKQELITFSQFLDRLQSNDPSAANRTYLAQHPLFDQINELRKDILIPDYCFAGGGELNSLNAWFGPAGTVTPLHHDPHHNILAQVVGAKYIRLYSSSFSEELYPHSETMLCNSSKVDLDDIDEKEYPKIMDLEFLDCILEEGEMLYIPPKWWHYVRSLTTSFSVTFWWSKPESSADS